ATATTCCAAACCTTCATCTATTTGTTCAATCCTTGGAATACTCAGATTGTACCCCAGAACGGCTCCAATTGCAGGGAGCGTGGAACCTGCAAGAATACTCACTGCCAGCCACGGATTATCATCACCGCCATATGGGTTGCCGTCTGGACCGTAAAGCCATGGAATTCCACCTAAGATAAGAGTCGTCTGCGTTATCGCAAAGCTCAGGATATCGCCCGCAATAGCGCCCAGTGCGGCATATCGCCAGTCGCCGCCTGGCTGTAGACGATTGCACAAGATGATGCCGCCTGCAGCTGATCCCAGAGGCACCCCAAGATAACTCCATGCCGAAATGGATATACTGCGACTACTGGAATAGTTACCTGTTATGCCATACTCTAATACGTTCAAGACCGGACCCTTTCCATTTCCTCCCCAGGCAAGAGACGCAAGGCTGGCAAGAGGGCCGACTACAAATCCAAGGCCCCATGCGCCTGCGCCCTCTATTAGCCATGCCGGGATTCCGATGCCTGTAAGACAGCAGCCTTTAGGTCGCTTTAAGACTTGAGCAAGAGAATCCTTCCGTATAGGTTTCAGCCTGAGATCGGGAAGGTTTTCGAGATCTCCTTGTTTCCTTGAATCATATCCAAGATTCAAACCAAGGCTGAATCCCCATCTTGGAAGACCGTTGGTGCCTGTCCAGGAAGAGCCCTGCGGAATGCTGTCAGGGGTCTGAGGTACGATTCCTGCGCGAAGTTTCAAGTTCGTTGAAAGCACAAAATTGCCGAACGTTGCTAAAGGTAAGTCCATGCCTATATGACCCTGGATGCCGCTTCCGTGAGTGAAGATCGAAAAGGTGTCAATATCTAGACTGTCGTTAGTGAGTATCGCCTCGCCGTGAAGTCGGTTCCACACCTCCTCAACGCCAAGGTAGATATCTGCCTTTCCACCCTTCAGCCTGAACGCATGTCCAAACTCGCCACCGACGCTTGCTTCCTCACCTATCCACTTTGTATGTCCTGATGAGACGCTGAACCAGGACGTATCAGTGAATCTTATGTTTGGTTCGCCATTGCGAATGAAGTCCTGGCCGTACGAACCAATGGCTCTAAGTTCCCAGCCTCCAAAAGCCTCGATACCTGCCTTTGCAGAAAGGCCGTGGGACAAATAGTATGCGCCGTATGGATTCGAAAGGGCGTCAACGGATGAAAAGTGCCAGTAATCTTGACCCTTGGTTAAAAACCCAGGCTCGTAACCAAGAGATGCCATAAAACGGACTTGGTTTCGAATACCTGAATTGGAATTATCATCTTGATTTGAAAAGTCGGAAGCCAAGACAAATGATATAACAGACGAGAATATTATTGCTGTCTTGATTATGATCTTTTTTAACATCTTCTCTCCTTGCCTATTTTCAAAGAAACGTTCTACTGAGTATTTTGATGGTCGCTCCATCAGCCCCAAGCGAAACATCCTGTTTTGCACAAATAATACATTTTTTTTTTTCGTTTGTCAAGCGTTAGTCAGTGTAGAATTACCCTGTAGTGGTTTGCTTCGGTCGCTCACGGCTCTTACATAAAAACTTCCGCCCATGCGCCTCCCAGGCGCTAGCTTAAATTCTGTGGAAATCTGCCGAACGCCTGCGCTTCCAGCGCACGTTCGGTCAATGCGCCCCTGGCGCTAAGTCGCCAATGACTCCCCAAAATGAAAGCAACGGTCATTGCGAGACGGCTCCGAGCCGGCGAAGCAATCGTATTGATCGTTGAGACACGTATTCAAAAAGGGAAATCCCCCCTCTCCTCTTCATAAAGGGCGGCGTCATCGAAGAAAAGCAACATATTCTATCGAGATTTAGGGGTGGGGAAGGGATATGTGGTACGGGCGGGTTGACGCATGGAAAATTTGTCATACAATACTAAAATGGAAAGAATCTACTGTAGCGAACTGAGTCTTGAGATGGTCGACGAGGAGGTCAGGTTGTGCGGCTGGGTGCACCGGCTGCGCGACCTTGGCGGCATAACGTTCATGCAGTTCAGGGACCGCTCAGGCCTCGTACAGGTCATTGCCGACCCCAAAAAGGTCAGGCAAGCTTCGGACATTCACGCAGAGGACGTAGTTGAGATTCGCGGAACCGTCCGCTCAAGACCGCCCGAACAGGTAGATTCGCGTCTCGGCTCAGGCCATGTGGAGGTTGAGGCCGATTCAATCAAGATTCTTAACCGGGCGCGCGACCTGCCCTTCAGCGTAGAACGCGAGGAGCTTCTGCCTGCGGAGGAGATGAGGCTTCGCTACAGGTACCTTGACCTGAGAAGACCCTCCATGACCGCAAACATCGGCCTCAGGCACAAGATGATGCAGATAGGCCGCAACTATCTCTCCTCTAGAGGCTTCTGGGAGATTGAAACACCCATTCTGGCCAAGTCGACGCCCGAGGGCGCAAGGGACTTTCTCGTTCCCTCAAGGACGATGAAGGGAACGTTCTACGCGCTTCCTCAGTCGCCGCAGCTTTACAAGCAAATACTCATGGTTTCGGGTATGGACCGCTACTTCCAGTTCGCCAGGTGTCTGAGGGACGAGGACTTACGCGCAGACCGCCAGCCCGAACACACCCAGGTCGATATCGAGTGCTCGTTTGCGGAGGAAAAGGATATCCAGACTCTAGTCGAGGGGCTCTTCCACCTCTGGATTAAGGAGATAAAGGGTGAGTTCCTCGAAACCCCCTTTCCAAGGATGAGCTATGCCGAGTGCATGGAGCGTTTCGGGTCCGATAAACCGGATTTGAGAAATCCAATCCAGCTATTGACGGTAACCGACCGGTTCCGCGGTTCCGAGTTCCGGATATTCGCAAGCATAGTCGAGCAGGCAGGGACGGTGCGTGCGATAAGGCTCAAGGAAGCGGCAAACTGGTCGAGAAAGGATGTAGACTCCCTTGCCGAAGAGGTTAAGCCCTTCGGATTTCCGGGCGTTGCCTGGGTGCGCAAAACGGGTGCAGAGCTTTCGGGAACGCTCTCCAAGTTCATGAATACGAATGAGTTAGCAGAAGGGGAACTCTATCTTGCACTTGCGGGAACCGATTTAAGGGTTTTAAACCAGGCGATGTCGAGGCTGAGGGATGTCTGCGGGCGTATTGCCGGAGTCGTGGATGAATCGAAATACGCTTTCTTGTGGGTAACGGACTTCCCAATGTTCGAGATGGACCCGATTACAGGTCAGATAGCCCCCGCTCACCATATCTTCACCTCGCCTCAGGTGACCGATCTGCAGCTTCTGGATTCCGAACCATTGAAGGTCAAAGGCAGGCTCTTTGACCTTGTTCTGAACGGAACCGAACTCGGCTCAGGATCCGTTCGCTGCCACTCCCGCGAGCTTCAGGAAAAACTTCTCAAAATCGCAGGCATCGAACCGAGGTATTTCGACTTCTTCCTGGCGGCTCTTGAATCGGGTGCGCCGCCGCATGCAGGGATCGGGATGGGATTCGACCGCATAGTGGCTATTTTTGCAGGTTTAGAAAGCATAAGAGAAGTAATAGCCTTTCCGAAAACGACCTCCGGCCAGGGACTAATGGAGGGTCAGCCCGCCAGTGTCGCCTGCTTCCAGCTCGATGAGCTGGGTCTGAAATTCGTTAAAAAGGAGGAACAAGGATGATAAAAAGCGACCATACCTTTGTCATCATCCCGGAGGGCACAAAAGAACCCCGGCGGATCTTCCTCTCAAAAAGATTCTTAAACATCATTCTTTACATCACGCTTTTCCTCCTGGGCGCGGGCTGTGTCAGGCTCGTTATATACGCGAAGGAGCTCATAGAATTGCGCAGGGTGGCAGGACCTATCCTTCAGGAAAACAAGGACCTTCACCAGCGAAACAAAGCCCTTATCGCCCAGCGCAACGCAATAAAGTACTCGAAGGACAGCCTTCTTAATGAGATTGAGACCGAGCGCGTCGCTCACGCCAAAAGGCTTTCCGAAGTAACCGACGAACTCGAAAGGCTTGAGAATTTCGTTACCGACCTCAAGATACTTGCCGGATACAAGCTCAACAAATCCGATGCTGAAAAACTCAAGGGCCACGACATCGGTCAGAACGACAAGAACGCCGGAGAGGGAGGACCCCTTATATCGCCAGAGTCGTACATGGAAGGAATTGCCTCGAATCCTCAGGACAGTCTCAAGCTTTCCATAGACAACGACGCCCAGGTTCTTGCCGATCGCTTGCGCGACAAGCGCGACGCACTGAAGGATTTAAGGAACTTCCTGGAACGCAAAGCGACTCTTCTTGAGGGCAGACCTGTAGGCTGGCCGGTTGTCGGGGTTGTAACATCGGAGTTCGGACCCCGCAACGGAGAGTTTCATCCGGGATTCGACATAGCCAACGTTATAGGTACCCCAGTGTTCGCAACCGGAGACGGCGTAGTAACCTTCAAGGGATACGTAGGTTCCTACGGAAACATGATAGAGGTAGATCACGGAAAAGGATTCACCACCCTTTACGCCCACCTTTCCCGCTACGAGATTGCGACAGGAGACAGGGTGGAGCGCGGAGACGTTATCGGCTATATCGGCAACACTGGACGAACAACCGGTCCTCACCTGCACTACGAGGTTCACGTCAACGGCGTCCCGGTCAACCCGCGTCCCTACATAGAAAAGACGCCCGAGTAGGAGAGCTTTCTTCAGGAAAGGATAACTTGAAACCGGTCGTCGAATCTATCAGGCGGATATTTATGTCAGAATCAGAAATGCGTAAAA
This window of the bacterium genome carries:
- the aspS gene encoding aspartate--tRNA ligase, whose protein sequence is MERIYCSELSLEMVDEEVRLCGWVHRLRDLGGITFMQFRDRSGLVQVIADPKKVRQASDIHAEDVVEIRGTVRSRPPEQVDSRLGSGHVEVEADSIKILNRARDLPFSVEREELLPAEEMRLRYRYLDLRRPSMTANIGLRHKMMQIGRNYLSSRGFWEIETPILAKSTPEGARDFLVPSRTMKGTFYALPQSPQLYKQILMVSGMDRYFQFARCLRDEDLRADRQPEHTQVDIECSFAEEKDIQTLVEGLFHLWIKEIKGEFLETPFPRMSYAECMERFGSDKPDLRNPIQLLTVTDRFRGSEFRIFASIVEQAGTVRAIRLKEAANWSRKDVDSLAEEVKPFGFPGVAWVRKTGAELSGTLSKFMNTNELAEGELYLALAGTDLRVLNQAMSRLRDVCGRIAGVVDESKYAFLWVTDFPMFEMDPITGQIAPAHHIFTSPQVTDLQLLDSEPLKVKGRLFDLVLNGTELGSGSVRCHSRELQEKLLKIAGIEPRYFDFFLAALESGAPPHAGIGMGFDRIVAIFAGLESIREVIAFPKTTSGQGLMEGQPASVACFQLDELGLKFVKKEEQG
- a CDS encoding M23 family metallopeptidase — encoded protein: MIKSDHTFVIIPEGTKEPRRIFLSKRFLNIILYITLFLLGAGCVRLVIYAKELIELRRVAGPILQENKDLHQRNKALIAQRNAIKYSKDSLLNEIETERVAHAKRLSEVTDELERLENFVTDLKILAGYKLNKSDAEKLKGHDIGQNDKNAGEGGPLISPESYMEGIASNPQDSLKLSIDNDAQVLADRLRDKRDALKDLRNFLERKATLLEGRPVGWPVVGVVTSEFGPRNGEFHPGFDIANVIGTPVFATGDGVVTFKGYVGSYGNMIEVDHGKGFTTLYAHLSRYEIATGDRVERGDVIGYIGNTGRTTGPHLHYEVHVNGVPVNPRPYIEKTPE